One segment of Candidatus Eisenbacteria bacterium DNA contains the following:
- a CDS encoding nuclear transport factor 2 family protein, translated as MGIMTLPRPVAAYFAAEKNKDADAVALCFVADGVVRDEGQTVRGLPAIKEWNAEARKKYHHTVEPLDSVLREGKIVVKARVSGNFPNSPLTLEHIFELGGDKIASLEIR; from the coding sequence ATGGGGATCATGACACTACCGAGACCAGTCGCCGCGTATTTCGCGGCCGAGAAGAACAAAGATGCGGACGCGGTGGCTCTTTGCTTTGTCGCCGACGGGGTCGTCCGGGATGAGGGCCAGACGGTAAGAGGTCTTCCGGCAATCAAGGAGTGGAACGCCGAGGCGAGGAAGAAGTATCACCATACGGTCGAGCCGCTCGATTCCGTTTTGAGGGAGGGTAAGATCGTGGTGAAGGCTAGAGTTTCCGGCAACTTTCCGAACAGCCCCCTGACCCTCGAGCACATCTTCGAGCTCGGCGGCGACAAGATCGCGTCGCTCGAGATTCGGTAG
- a CDS encoding DUF1684 domain-containing protein — protein sequence MTIHDYLRRMSRAAPPAALLLAGLLAGCSGGGSDATRAGSKAMSAAEADTLLQSYAKDRADTEDWLKSAPTSYLATVQRRDFGSSTSLTVGSASGNDVRIEDPGVKPRHLRATVVGDSFRVETLARGASFKVKDAEMSSATLPASTISVGRFTLRLSHQRFPAIIVFDPQSPRYKLYKGMKFFPPDLSYHIVAALTPNPKPDTTIILSTRGNQRRAVRVGWFDFKVGGTPCRLEATRLLEPGVGEKDFSLFFTDATTGKETYSVGRYLDAQLRPDGLYVLDFNLCYDPACAYSEHYNCPIPPATNRLKVAIRAGQMDAHYMH from the coding sequence ATGACCATACATGATTACCTGCGCCGCATGTCTCGCGCCGCTCCGCCTGCGGCACTTCTGCTCGCCGGCCTGCTTGCAGGCTGCTCGGGGGGCGGAAGCGACGCGACGCGCGCCGGCTCAAAGGCCATGAGCGCTGCCGAGGCCGACACGCTGCTCCAATCCTATGCCAAGGACCGCGCCGATACCGAGGACTGGTTGAAGAGCGCGCCGACCTCCTACCTGGCCACCGTCCAGCGGCGCGATTTTGGGAGCAGCACGTCGCTCACGGTGGGCAGCGCGTCCGGTAACGACGTGCGGATCGAAGATCCGGGCGTCAAGCCGCGCCATCTACGAGCGACCGTCGTGGGGGATTCGTTCCGCGTCGAGACTCTCGCCCGCGGGGCGAGCTTCAAGGTCAAGGACGCCGAGATGTCCTCCGCGACACTCCCGGCGAGCACCATCAGCGTGGGGCGTTTCACACTCCGGCTCTCGCACCAACGCTTCCCGGCGATCATCGTGTTCGATCCGCAGAGCCCACGGTACAAGCTTTACAAGGGCATGAAGTTCTTCCCGCCCGATCTTTCCTACCACATCGTCGCGGCGCTCACGCCGAATCCGAAGCCCGATACGACCATCATCCTCTCGACCCGAGGCAACCAGAGACGCGCCGTCCGGGTGGGGTGGTTCGACTTCAAGGTGGGGGGCACGCCGTGCCGCCTCGAGGCGACGCGGCTCCTCGAGCCAGGGGTGGGGGAGAAGGATTTCAGTCTGTTCTTCACGGACGCGACGACCGGCAAGGAGACCTACAGCGTGGGGCGTTATCTCGATGCCCAGCTGCGGCCCGACGGCCTCTACGTACTCGACTTCAACCTCTGCTACGACCCAGCGTGCGCCTATTCGGAGCACTACAACTGCCCCATCCCACCCGCGACGAACCGGCTCAAGGTGGCGATCCGCGCGGGCCAGATGGACGCGCACTACATGCACTGA
- a CDS encoding redoxin domain-containing protein, with amino-acid sequence MNDPETIHGANQHHGLALQPGSPAPEFSLKTTPDQSVSLSDFRGQPVILAFYPADWSPVCGDQMALYNEILPEFRRYQAELLGISVDGAWCHSAFATDRKLHFPLLADFEPKGAVARAYGVYRPSDGFTERALFVIDADGVIRWSHVSPVGVNPGAEGILAALEALQQEVSKT; translated from the coding sequence ATGAACGACCCCGAGACGATCCACGGCGCGAACCAGCACCATGGGCTCGCGCTTCAGCCGGGCAGTCCTGCGCCCGAGTTCTCACTCAAGACGACGCCCGATCAGTCGGTATCCCTTTCGGATTTTCGCGGGCAGCCGGTGATCCTCGCCTTCTATCCCGCCGACTGGAGCCCGGTCTGTGGCGATCAGATGGCGCTCTACAACGAGATCCTGCCGGAGTTCCGGCGCTACCAGGCAGAGCTACTCGGGATCTCCGTGGATGGGGCGTGGTGTCATTCGGCATTCGCCACGGATCGGAAGCTGCATTTTCCGCTCCTGGCCGACTTCGAGCCGAAGGGTGCGGTCGCGCGAGCATATGGCGTCTATCGACCCTCGGATGGCTTCACCGAACGTGCCCTGTTCGTAATCGATGCGGATGGGGTGATTCGATGGAGTCACGTTTCCCCGGTGGGGGTCAATCCGGGCGCCGAGGGCATTCTTGCGGCGCTCGAGGCGCTTCAGCAGGAGGTGAGCAAGACATGA
- a CDS encoding bacteriohemerythrin — MKWSDQYATGIDHIDDQHKMIFKMAEDFRAALDEGAGEKVYGGMLESLELYVRTHFGFEERCMDKYSCPVAEGNKKAHARFVEVLSGFQQRYTASGFVRADARDLVDSVDKWLIDHICRIDVRLKEYVAES, encoded by the coding sequence ATGAAGTGGTCCGACCAGTACGCCACCGGCATTGATCACATCGACGATCAGCACAAGATGATCTTCAAGATGGCCGAGGACTTCCGGGCCGCCCTTGACGAGGGGGCGGGAGAGAAGGTGTACGGCGGGATGCTGGAGTCACTGGAGCTCTACGTTCGCACCCACTTCGGTTTCGAGGAGAGGTGCATGGACAAATACAGCTGCCCTGTGGCAGAGGGGAATAAGAAGGCGCACGCGAGATTCGTGGAAGTTCTCTCCGGATTTCAGCAACGCTACACGGCGAGCGGCTTCGTCCGCGCCGACGCTCGCGATCTCGTGGACAGCGTAGACAAGTGGCTGATCGATCACATCTGCCGCATCGACGTCCGTCTCAAGGAATACGTCGCGGAGTCATGA
- a CDS encoding T9SS type A sorting domain-containing protein: MRTRQHVPILLVALLLLLVLTPLSQAATPSSGTMSTATPSLAWTGGPFTGSSSNPVAADCSNSTCDIYLLTLSGTDPSIHKVTVRIDWTNPLNDLDLHVFNNATNAEIAVDGQAVGNAEQVTFAADPAVVYRVSVLVYRAVNESYTAKADLVTVPAEPPNQFRTATYTRFDFGFRPEVKLPDQERSQVFIDQDVEPEIEIDRFGTIYIGAIRGIPGGVDFWRSDDGGTSFRFLGQPDGTQNPTPTPNPPPEGGVGGGDDDIALGDPFFVVPPVPGVSPGIQSTGRVYVTSLWLGSATMSVSQDRGDHWTPFPFTTAQLDRQWNVARGEKTVYMSLRKAAQLQAGQFDVYVAQSDDGGATWPKGSFVRDPLSSAGDDVGGNSVIQSNGTLLGTFVSRDRHDLYVWRTPKYPSSAPANIPVGTMDVPVFTPNTFDTGLIFHGAGDLTTSNRFPIMAVDRGDNIHIVFSDRHNIYLVSCPAGANPTLPASWTKPVPLNAPRVAGFEFTRTCVLPWIHGGAPGKVGVIWYATDVQGDPDTPDFETAQVPWKLVYAQVDNALSTTPSVYLDIASKQGGGVVHRGQVCLRGLGCPSGTRELAEYSSLTVDNDGFPNIIYAADTIDGVDPPSTAAICFYTKGANRPLGGGGQGPMTEIDCNSASLSQSGGWHDMTDARATDGHYCRNVGAKQSSKAYLEFRYTGTEVDLLIARGPRGGDAEVKIDGASKGKVTFYRPPSDPAHPDGTGKNDLTFGEYVAFPTSSGTHTFRLNVLNDIGPANGLARDIIYVDGLLIAGSTQGSANPTETTITFTGTAPSGVAGAPGMAVEHVSTTEKQQLIEGVLEVPEETLGSRELKILDPAGALLGDAPNLLPTGALQAIPTTPGSYGFAVMNWGSSPMPYTLRVITTNSTTAHLTGAVPAGTAGSGKVVIPDPVDGVAVMRYAMEQGGHVVVRVYDVAGRLVHRFEEDQPAGSYGISWDGRRADGRRVPSGIYFYRVTLPGGKETVQRTAILR; this comes from the coding sequence ATGCGGACGCGGCAGCATGTCCCTATCCTTCTTGTTGCGCTTCTGTTGCTTCTCGTTCTTACACCGTTGTCCCAAGCCGCGACGCCGTCGAGCGGCACCATGTCGACGGCCACGCCGTCATTGGCGTGGACCGGCGGTCCCTTCACGGGATCGAGTAGCAACCCGGTCGCCGCCGACTGCTCCAACTCGACCTGCGACATCTACCTGCTCACTTTGTCGGGCACCGACCCATCGATTCACAAGGTGACGGTGCGGATCGATTGGACCAATCCCCTCAACGACCTCGATCTCCATGTCTTCAATAACGCGACCAACGCGGAGATCGCCGTGGACGGTCAGGCCGTCGGTAACGCCGAGCAGGTCACGTTCGCCGCCGACCCCGCCGTTGTCTATCGTGTGTCCGTGCTCGTTTACCGTGCGGTCAACGAGTCCTACACCGCGAAGGCCGACCTCGTCACGGTTCCGGCCGAGCCCCCGAACCAGTTCCGGACGGCGACCTACACGCGCTTCGATTTCGGCTTCAGACCCGAGGTGAAACTCCCCGATCAAGAGCGTAGTCAAGTCTTCATCGACCAGGATGTCGAGCCCGAGATCGAAATCGACCGCTTCGGGACGATCTACATCGGGGCCATCCGTGGCATCCCAGGGGGCGTGGACTTCTGGCGCTCGGACGACGGCGGCACGTCCTTCCGTTTCCTGGGCCAGCCGGACGGCACCCAGAATCCGACTCCGACGCCGAATCCGCCGCCGGAAGGCGGCGTGGGGGGCGGTGACGATGACATCGCTCTGGGGGATCCGTTCTTCGTCGTTCCGCCGGTGCCCGGCGTGTCCCCTGGGATCCAGTCCACGGGACGTGTCTATGTGACGAGCCTCTGGCTCGGCTCCGCCACCATGTCGGTCTCGCAGGACAGAGGCGATCACTGGACCCCGTTCCCATTCACGACCGCGCAGCTCGACCGGCAGTGGAATGTCGCGCGCGGCGAGAAGACCGTCTACATGAGCCTTCGTAAGGCTGCCCAGCTCCAGGCGGGCCAGTTCGATGTCTATGTCGCCCAGTCGGACGACGGTGGGGCGACGTGGCCGAAGGGCTCATTCGTGCGGGATCCGCTCAGCAGCGCTGGGGACGATGTCGGGGGCAACAGCGTGATCCAAAGCAACGGAACGCTGCTAGGCACCTTCGTCAGCAGGGACAGGCACGATCTCTACGTCTGGCGCACGCCCAAGTATCCTTCGAGCGCTCCGGCGAACATCCCGGTAGGCACGATGGACGTGCCGGTCTTCACGCCAAACACGTTCGACACGGGTCTGATTTTCCACGGCGCGGGAGATCTCACGACGAGTAACCGGTTCCCGATCATGGCCGTGGATCGCGGGGACAACATCCACATCGTGTTCTCCGACCGGCACAACATCTACCTCGTGAGCTGCCCGGCCGGAGCGAACCCCACCCTTCCCGCCAGCTGGACGAAGCCCGTCCCGCTCAACGCGCCCCGAGTTGCCGGATTCGAGTTCACGCGGACGTGCGTGCTTCCGTGGATTCATGGCGGCGCCCCGGGGAAGGTCGGGGTGATCTGGTACGCCACGGACGTGCAGGGCGATCCCGATACGCCGGACTTCGAGACTGCCCAGGTGCCGTGGAAGCTCGTCTACGCGCAGGTCGACAACGCCCTCTCGACCACGCCGAGCGTGTACCTCGACATCGCGAGCAAGCAGGGCGGAGGTGTCGTTCACAGGGGGCAAGTCTGCCTTCGCGGATTGGGCTGCCCGAGCGGCACGCGCGAGTTGGCGGAGTATTCCTCCCTGACCGTCGACAATGATGGCTTCCCGAACATCATCTATGCGGCGGACACCATCGACGGCGTGGATCCGCCGTCCACCGCGGCCATCTGTTTCTACACCAAGGGCGCGAATCGTCCGCTCGGCGGCGGCGGTCAGGGGCCGATGACGGAGATCGACTGCAACAGCGCCAGTCTGAGCCAGTCGGGTGGATGGCACGACATGACCGATGCCCGCGCCACGGACGGCCACTACTGCCGGAACGTAGGCGCGAAACAGAGCTCGAAGGCGTACCTGGAATTTCGCTACACCGGAACCGAGGTGGATCTCCTGATCGCGCGCGGCCCGCGCGGCGGGGACGCCGAAGTGAAGATCGACGGGGCATCGAAGGGGAAGGTGACTTTCTACCGCCCGCCATCCGATCCCGCACATCCGGACGGAACCGGGAAGAACGACCTCACGTTCGGGGAGTACGTAGCCTTCCCGACAAGCTCGGGAACGCACACCTTCCGGCTCAATGTCCTGAACGACATCGGCCCAGCGAACGGCCTGGCCCGGGACATCATCTACGTGGACGGCTTACTCATCGCCGGGAGCACCCAGGGCAGCGCGAATCCGACCGAGACCACGATTACCTTTACCGGAACCGCGCCTTCGGGAGTCGCCGGGGCTCCTGGGATGGCGGTGGAGCATGTCAGCACCACGGAGAAGCAGCAGCTGATCGAGGGAGTGCTCGAGGTTCCGGAGGAAACGTTGGGCAGTCGCGAGCTCAAGATCCTCGATCCGGCCGGGGCGCTGCTCGGGGACGCTCCGAATCTACTCCCGACGGGCGCCCTCCAAGCGATACCGACCACCCCGGGGAGCTACGGCTTCGCGGTCATGAACTGGGGCAGCTCGCCAATGCCGTACACGCTCCGGGTGATCACGACGAATTCGACAACGGCGCACCTCACGGGCGCGGTGCCCGCGGGCACCGCCGGCTCGGGGAAGGTTGTGATACCCGACCCGGTCGACGGCGTGGCGGTCATGCGATATGCCATGGAGCAGGGCGGGCATGTCGTCGTGCGTGTCTACGACGTCGCCGGCCGATTGGTGCACCGGTTCGAGGAGGATCAGCCGGCCGGAAGCTACGGCATCAGCTGGGATGGCAGGCGGGCTGACGGCCGCCGCGTCCCCAGCGGAATCTACTTCTACCGGGTGACGTTGCCCGGCGGGAAGGAGACGGTGCAGAGGACGGCGATTCTTCGGTAG
- a CDS encoding disulfide bond formation protein DsbA: protein MKSGHHGPTLVLPVGDRDHAQGSASAPVTLVEYGDYECPYCGQAYPIVKAVQKTLGPRVRFVFRNFPLSEMHPNASNAAEAAEAAGAQGKFWEMHDTLFEHQSALLTRDLVAYAAGLGLDADRIAGELKSHKHAARVKEDFMSGVKSGVNGTPTFFINGERHDGPWYHQDLVAAIEAAIEATVE from the coding sequence ATGAAGAGCGGACATCATGGCCCCACTCTCGTTCTGCCGGTCGGCGATCGCGATCACGCGCAGGGCTCGGCGAGTGCGCCCGTCACGCTCGTCGAGTATGGGGACTACGAATGCCCGTACTGCGGCCAAGCCTACCCGATCGTGAAGGCCGTTCAAAAGACGCTCGGCCCACGCGTCCGGTTCGTGTTCCGGAATTTCCCCCTAAGCGAAATGCATCCGAACGCGTCGAACGCAGCGGAAGCGGCCGAGGCGGCCGGGGCGCAGGGGAAGTTCTGGGAGATGCACGATACGCTCTTCGAGCATCAGAGCGCCCTCCTGACTCGGGATCTCGTTGCCTATGCCGCCGGCCTCGGGCTCGATGCCGACCGGATCGCCGGCGAGCTCAAGTCGCACAAGCACGCCGCGCGCGTGAAGGAGGATTTCATGAGCGGGGTGAAGAGCGGGGTCAATGGGACCCCGACGTTCTTTATCAACGGCGAGCGTCACGACGGGCCGTGGTATCACCAAGATCTGGTCGCCGCGATCGAGGCGGCCATCGAGGCCACGGTCGAGTGA
- a CDS encoding M23 family metallopeptidase: MTWGPPRRGDTLSRGAPFSQVLDSRGFDSDQVREITRLLWAYRSPQALRPGTTLLFSAGADSLPDRIRIQLNPDSLLHFVRADSLWTTRVELVPFVMDTVRISGAIESSLWSARLSGDLDRFGRKDFEDLVYDIADVFAWKVDFTRDLRRGDAVRLVLERKVRPDGSIRSRHFLAIELRNGDRVLRAIPQPTPGGRYAYFDEEGRSLRGAFLRYPVPYRITSHFTTRRFHPILKLWRAHEGIDYGAPAGAPVEATASGIVTRAGFMGAYGRLVELRHPGEIRTRYAHLSSIAPDVRPGARVEQGQIIGRVGSSGLATGPHLHYEFLKNGRHRDPLTVEMPGAPSIAASQLEDFRRDRDAALALLYGVPISEAVQISLASGPVRSTTR; the protein is encoded by the coding sequence GTGACGTGGGGGCCGCCGCGGCGCGGGGACACCCTGAGCCGGGGAGCGCCCTTCTCCCAGGTCCTCGATTCCCGGGGATTCGATTCCGATCAGGTACGGGAGATTACGCGCCTCCTCTGGGCCTACCGCAGCCCCCAGGCGCTCCGCCCGGGCACGACCCTCCTCTTCTCGGCCGGGGCGGATAGCCTTCCGGACCGAATCCGCATCCAGCTGAACCCTGATTCCCTGCTCCATTTCGTCCGCGCGGATTCCCTCTGGACGACACGCGTCGAGTTGGTTCCCTTCGTCATGGATACGGTGCGGATTTCCGGCGCCATCGAATCGAGTCTGTGGTCGGCCCGCCTCAGCGGGGACCTGGATCGGTTCGGGAGGAAGGACTTTGAGGATCTGGTCTACGACATCGCGGACGTATTTGCCTGGAAGGTGGACTTCACGCGGGACCTGAGGCGCGGCGACGCGGTGCGCTTGGTCCTGGAGCGAAAGGTGCGGCCAGACGGTTCCATCCGAAGCCGCCACTTTCTGGCGATCGAGCTACGCAATGGCGACCGCGTCCTGCGGGCCATTCCGCAGCCGACGCCCGGCGGGCGCTACGCGTACTTCGACGAGGAAGGTCGCTCTCTCCGGGGAGCCTTCCTGCGCTATCCGGTGCCGTACCGCATCACCAGCCATTTCACGACTCGCCGTTTTCATCCCATACTCAAACTGTGGCGGGCGCACGAGGGCATCGACTACGGCGCGCCAGCCGGGGCGCCGGTGGAAGCCACCGCATCCGGGATCGTCACGCGGGCCGGATTCATGGGCGCGTATGGTCGCCTTGTCGAGCTACGCCACCCCGGGGAGATCCGCACGCGCTACGCGCACCTGAGCTCCATCGCGCCGGACGTCCGGCCCGGCGCGCGGGTGGAGCAGGGCCAGATCATCGGGCGGGTTGGGTCGTCCGGCCTCGCCACGGGACCGCACCTTCACTATGAGTTCCTGAAGAACGGAAGGCATCGGGATCCCCTCACGGTCGAAATGCCGGGCGCCCCGTCGATCGCCGCATCGCAACTGGAGGATTTTCGCCGGGATCGTGACGCGGCGCTTGCCCTGCTTTACGGCGTCCCGATTTCCGAAGCCGTCCAGATCTCCCTCGCGAGCGGGCCGGTCCGGAGCACGACGAGGTAG
- a CDS encoding universal stress protein — MKVLIGIDDSPHSDAVIGHVTGTAWPKATKFLVLSAASPIFVGADEPAAADAIGRLMAEQEKYHKEIAERAAARLREAGLSAEARTVVGDPRAALLARSPR; from the coding sequence ATGAAAGTCCTCATAGGCATCGACGACTCACCACATTCCGATGCGGTCATCGGGCACGTAACCGGAACGGCGTGGCCGAAGGCGACGAAGTTCCTCGTCCTCTCGGCCGCTTCGCCCATCTTCGTCGGAGCCGATGAACCCGCGGCAGCGGATGCGATTGGTCGGCTGATGGCGGAGCAAGAGAAGTACCACAAGGAGATCGCGGAGCGTGCCGCGGCTCGCCTGCGGGAGGCTGGCCTGAGCGCTGAGGCACGGACCGTTGTGGGAGACCCCCGCGCCGCGCTTCTGGCGAGGAGTCCACGATGA
- a CDS encoding tetratricopeptide repeat protein, with amino-acid sequence MGRVRQANRTSSSGPELQVSDTLLLFAFALALRLAHVLAMRHSPYFDHPLVDAFTFHQDAKSIASGGGHPDRIFWQPPGYPYFLGLIYWAVGGVNFLAPRVAQAVLGALAVVLTAWIGARQLGRSVGLAAGSTVALYGTLIYFDGELLSVSLTVALQLGAVALALLASGAERSRLLWLAAGAVAGLASLVTATSLVFVAVLAVFARRLAPWCLIGAMLAIAPATIRNFVRGGELIPISSNGGVNLYIGNNPRYDEVVAVRPDARWKDLTAEPVRHGISSKAGASNYFAGKVTEWARQDPVAFLRLQLRKVRLLVGGDEIFRNQAIYPARAYSPVLSVLLWKVPGVAFPFGVLVPLSLLGLAVAWKRAPLLAWIVAIYALANVAFFITAQYRVPMVPYLAIFAALGVRWFLGETRRSARAVAMAGVLGLYALSNLGAGPMPARMNADAELTLAGFLHLEGRLEEARRHYLLSIEERRDDPEPWADLGALETDSRHPDSAERAFQEALAIKPEYVGALLGLGALRESEGRPEEAIAFYRRASLADPNDAWPRARVLELSRRLGIRAESR; translated from the coding sequence ATGGGAAGGGTGAGGCAAGCCAACAGGACCTCTTCATCGGGCCCCGAGCTCCAAGTCTCCGACACGCTCCTCCTTTTCGCATTCGCGCTCGCGCTCCGCCTGGCTCACGTCCTGGCCATGCGTCATAGCCCGTATTTCGATCATCCCCTGGTCGATGCGTTCACGTTCCACCAAGACGCAAAGTCGATCGCGTCCGGCGGCGGGCATCCGGACAGGATATTCTGGCAACCTCCGGGATATCCGTACTTCCTGGGGCTCATCTACTGGGCCGTGGGGGGTGTGAACTTCCTCGCACCACGCGTGGCTCAGGCCGTCCTGGGCGCGCTCGCTGTCGTGCTCACGGCCTGGATTGGAGCCAGGCAGCTCGGGCGCAGCGTGGGCCTCGCGGCCGGCTCCACGGTCGCGCTTTATGGGACGCTTATCTACTTCGACGGGGAGCTTCTGAGCGTATCCCTCACCGTAGCGCTCCAGCTCGGCGCCGTGGCCCTAGCCTTGCTCGCCAGTGGCGCGGAGCGATCTCGCCTGTTGTGGCTTGCGGCGGGGGCGGTAGCGGGGCTCGCTTCGCTTGTCACGGCGACGTCCCTGGTATTTGTCGCGGTCCTTGCCGTTTTCGCGCGGCGTCTCGCTCCGTGGTGTCTGATCGGGGCGATGCTCGCGATCGCACCGGCCACGATCCGAAATTTCGTAAGGGGCGGCGAGCTGATCCCGATTTCGTCGAATGGGGGCGTCAACCTCTATATCGGGAATAATCCACGCTACGACGAGGTCGTCGCGGTGCGCCCCGACGCCAGATGGAAAGATCTCACTGCCGAACCGGTGCGCCATGGGATCTCGTCCAAGGCGGGCGCCTCGAACTATTTCGCCGGCAAAGTCACTGAATGGGCCCGGCAGGATCCCGTGGCGTTCCTGCGGCTCCAGCTGCGAAAGGTCCGGCTTCTCGTTGGGGGAGACGAGATCTTCCGGAATCAAGCAATCTACCCAGCACGCGCCTACTCGCCCGTCCTCTCGGTGCTGCTCTGGAAAGTACCCGGAGTAGCGTTTCCGTTCGGGGTCCTTGTTCCGCTGTCGCTCCTGGGGCTGGCGGTCGCCTGGAAGCGGGCGCCACTCCTGGCCTGGATCGTCGCGATCTATGCCCTCGCGAATGTGGCGTTCTTCATTACCGCCCAGTATCGGGTGCCGATGGTGCCTTACCTGGCGATCTTTGCCGCGTTAGGTGTTCGCTGGTTTCTCGGGGAAACGAGGCGGTCGGCCCGAGCGGTCGCCATGGCGGGCGTTCTTGGACTCTACGCGCTGTCGAACCTCGGGGCCGGTCCGATGCCGGCGCGGATGAACGCGGACGCGGAACTTACGCTTGCGGGATTTCTTCACCTGGAGGGTCGTCTCGAGGAGGCTCGCCGCCATTACCTACTTTCGATCGAAGAGCGGAGGGACGATCCGGAGCCCTGGGCAGACCTTGGCGCCCTGGAGACGGATTCGCGCCATCCCGACTCCGCGGAGCGAGCGTTCCAGGAAGCCTTGGCGATCAAGCCGGAGTACGTCGGGGCGCTTCTCGGTCTGGGAGCGTTGCGCGAGTCGGAAGGTCGTCCGGAGGAGGCCATCGCGTTCTACAGACGTGCGTCACTCGCCGATCCAAACGACGCGTGGCCGCGGGCAAGAGTTCTGGAGCTGAGTCGCCGCCTTGGAATCCGGGCGGAGTCCCGATGA